From Etheostoma cragini isolate CJK2018 chromosome 10, CSU_Ecrag_1.0, whole genome shotgun sequence, the proteins below share one genomic window:
- the spry1 gene encoding protein sprouty homolog 1, with product MELQSQHGPGGSLVVIQPPSLESRQRSDYERELQHAAILSLDQIKAIRSNNEYTEGPSVVRRPPVPRMAPRPQEKQERTHEVILVNVNNNYEHRPSGHHHHVGGGVVVVAGGQQHGGSRAPGLSRSTSTGSAASSGSNSSASSEQGLLARSPAARPGVSLQNHHRPERPVRTQPKPKALLQPQLGPHFHQPPLEAPLKPQGKGKSDFSVSGNGVVAAAGHQFICERCGKCKCSDCTAPRSLPSCLACNGQCLCSAESALEHGTCMCLVKGIFYHCSNDDEGDSCADQPCSLSRSHCCSRFLCMGLMSVLFPCLLCYPPVKGCLKACQGCYDRVNRPGCRCKNSNTVYCKLESWAPQTQEKPS from the coding sequence ATGGAGCTCCAAAGTCAACATGGCCCCGGCGGTTCATTAGTGGTGATCCAGCCGCCTTCCCTAGAGAGCCGGCAGAGGTCGGATTACGAGCGGGAGCTCCAGCATGCCGCCATTCTCTCCCTGGACCAAATCAAGGCCATCCGCTCCAACAACGAGTATACCGAGGGGCCCTCGGTGGTACGGAGGCCCCCTGTACCCCGCATGGCCCCCAGGCCCCAGGAAAAACAGGAGAGAACTCACGAGGTCATCCTTGTCAATGTGAACAACAATTATGAGCACCGGCCATCAGGTCACCACCATCACGTCGGGGGCGGCGTGGTGGTTGTGGCTGGGGGACAGCAGCACGGCGGGTCCCGGGCACCGGGGCTGAGCCGCTCCACTAGCACAGGAAGTGCCGCCAGTTCAGGGAGCAACAGCAGTGCCTCCTCTGAACAGGGACTCTTGGCACGCTCGCCCGCTGCCAGGCCCGGGGTGAGCTTACAGAACCACCACAGACCAGAGCGGCCTGTTCGGACTCAGCCCAAGCCCAAGGCCCTTTTACAGCCCCAGCTGGGACCTCACTTCCATCAGCCTCCACTAGAGGCTCCACTCAAACCCCAGGGCAAAGGGAAATCAGACTTTTCTGTCTCTGGCAACGGGGTGGTGGCTGCTGCCGGGCACCAGTTCATCTGTGAGCGCTGTGGGAAGTGCAAGTGCAGCGACTGTACGGCTCCCAGGAGCCTGCCTTCATGTCTGGCGTGCAATGGTCAGTGCCTCTGCTCGGCTGAGAGTGCCCTGGAGCACGGCACGTGCATGTGCCTGGTTAAGGGCATCTTCTACCACTGCTCCAATGACGATGAGGGGGACTCATGCGCTGACCAACCCTGCTCGCTGTCACGTTCCCACTGCTGCTCTCGTTTCCTGTGCATGGGATTAATGTCGGTACTCTTCCCCTGTCTGCTATGCTACCCACCCGTCAAGGGGTGTCTGAAGGCGTGCCAGGGCTGCTACGACCGGGTTAACAGGCCCGGCTGTCGCTGCAAGAACTCCAACACTGTCTATTGCAAACTGGAGAGCTGGGCCCCACAGACCCAGGAGAAACCTTCCTGA